A window from Thermodesulfobacteriota bacterium encodes these proteins:
- a CDS encoding NmrA/HSCARG family protein: MTIQGTKKVLVAGICEHLGGAFVPKLQSEGHGVRVLTDHPDKHKGLATTGVEVAQGSACSAQDLLKALDGCNAACLMGVPHEEEPAREAECGKATIDACRTKGIAHFVYVSVCCADKKTGVPHFDAKCEAEEYLKRSGLSYTILRPTWYMENFVSKRFLPSIEKGVLCTPLRPERTLELISAADVGRVVAEACTVPDKFNGREIDLAADRLTMEEIAQEISRVMPGKVAYDQMSESDAARDMSPHMVSMFQWLDRHGYTADINQARELLHRYGIALTSFRDFLDRCKGEIRKAA, encoded by the coding sequence ATGACGATACAGGGCACGAAAAAGGTCCTCGTTGCGGGGATCTGTGAACACCTGGGAGGGGCATTCGTACCCAAGCTGCAATCCGAAGGACATGGCGTCCGGGTCCTGACGGATCACCCGGACAAACATAAGGGACTGGCGACGACCGGAGTCGAGGTGGCACAGGGATCCGCCTGCAGCGCGCAGGACCTGCTCAAGGCCCTCGACGGGTGCAACGCGGCCTGCCTGATGGGGGTGCCCCATGAGGAGGAGCCGGCGAGGGAGGCGGAGTGCGGGAAGGCGACGATCGATGCCTGCCGGACGAAGGGCATCGCGCACTTCGTGTACGTTTCGGTCTGCTGCGCCGACAAGAAGACGGGCGTTCCCCACTTCGACGCGAAATGCGAGGCCGAGGAGTACCTGAAGCGGTCCGGGCTTTCCTATACGATCCTGCGCCCGACCTGGTACATGGAGAACTTCGTCTCGAAACGGTTCCTCCCCTCGATCGAGAAAGGGGTCCTTTGCACGCCGCTGCGCCCCGAGCGTACGCTGGAGCTGATCTCGGCGGCGGACGTCGGGAGGGTCGTCGCGGAGGCATGCACGGTTCCGGACAAGTTCAACGGGCGCGAGATCGACCTCGCGGCGGACCGGCTGACGATGGAGGAGATCGCGCAGGAGATCTCACGGGTCATGCCGGGGAAGGTCGCTTACGATCAGATGTCCGAATCCGACGCCGCCAGGGACATGAGCCCGCACATGGTGTCGATGTTCCAGTGGTTGGATCGGCACGGCTACACGGCCGACATCAACCAGGCGAGGGAGCTGCTCCACCGGTACGGGATCGCCCTGACCTCGTTCCGGGATTTCCTCGACCGATGCAAAGGCGAAATCCGCAAGGCCGCCTGA
- a CDS encoding cupin domain-containing protein: protein MEDAERIIAEYGLSPHPEGGWFREFHCSGRMLERLPGYPGPRAALTAIWFCLGRGDFSAFHRLRSEEAWIHLAGGPIELVLLRQGAAHRLRIARVEDGGPPGAVVPAETFQAARPLGDYGFSACLVAPGFDFRDFELPSRERLLEEFPGETDVIRSLTR, encoded by the coding sequence ATGGAGGACGCGGAACGGATCATCGCGGAATACGGCCTGTCGCCGCATCCTGAAGGCGGGTGGTTCCGGGAATTCCACTGCTCCGGGCGGATGCTCGAGCGGCTTCCCGGGTACCCCGGACCCCGCGCGGCGCTTACCGCGATCTGGTTCTGCCTGGGTCGCGGCGACTTCTCGGCCTTCCACCGTCTTCGGAGCGAGGAAGCGTGGATCCACCTCGCCGGCGGCCCGATCGAGCTGGTCCTTCTGCGGCAGGGCGCGGCGCACCGCTTGAGGATCGCCCGGGTGGAGGACGGGGGGCCGCCGGGCGCGGTCGTTCCCGCGGAGACCTTCCAGGCGGCCCGCCCGCTGGGCGATTACGGCTTCTCCGCCTGCCTCGTCGCGCCCGGATTCGATTTCCGGGACTTCGAGCTGCCTTCCCGGGAGCGGCTTCTGGAGGAATTCCCCGGGGAGACGGACGTCATCCGGTCGCTCACCCGCTGA
- a CDS encoding NmrA family NAD(P)-binding protein: QETPGYQTIEESTYDNWKASKDQVNCREHVDRGGAVDYGPSAVVRPIGFGKRSAEAPCVDTGTAAYVKFDRSFDKKEHLDSAFEGVDGLLVLGCCPTKDISDTAKMLFDAAREKGIGHVVCLSPQGASKKTGVLHMDSMCDMEEHLRNCGLSYTILRPALCMEYFLSDESLCSLREGCLEMPLSPDRPVDLVSAADVGHVVAEAFLVSKKLNGKEIDLVADRLSMIEIASALGRTFSKQVECRKADGPMNDYFRWMEENAIHGDIGRVSEFLNRFNIHLTTFRDYLLETKDTVSFEKFAKAA, translated from the coding sequence CAGGAAACCCCGGGTTACCAGACCATCGAGGAAAGCACCTACGACAACTGGAAGGCCTCGAAGGATCAGGTGAATTGCCGGGAGCACGTGGACAGGGGCGGCGCCGTGGACTACGGTCCTTCCGCCGTCGTGCGTCCCATCGGTTTCGGGAAACGGTCGGCCGAAGCCCCGTGCGTGGATACGGGGACCGCGGCATACGTCAAGTTCGATCGTTCCTTCGACAAGAAGGAGCACCTGGACAGCGCATTCGAAGGGGTCGACGGGCTCCTGGTTCTCGGGTGTTGCCCGACGAAGGATATCAGCGATACCGCGAAGATGCTGTTCGACGCCGCCAGGGAGAAGGGGATCGGGCACGTGGTGTGCCTGTCGCCGCAGGGCGCCTCGAAGAAGACCGGCGTGTTACACATGGACTCCATGTGTGACATGGAGGAGCACCTTCGGAACTGCGGCCTTTCCTATACGATCCTGCGGCCCGCGCTCTGCATGGAATATTTCCTCTCCGACGAGTCGCTCTGCTCTCTCCGCGAAGGGTGTCTGGAGATGCCGCTGTCGCCGGATCGCCCGGTCGACCTGGTTTCGGCGGCAGACGTCGGTCACGTCGTGGCGGAGGCCTTCCTGGTTTCCAAGAAGCTGAACGGGAAGGAGATCGACCTGGTCGCGGATCGGTTGTCCATGATCGAGATCGCTTCGGCGCTGGGCCGGACCTTCTCGAAGCAGGTCGAGTGCCGGAAGGCCGATGGCCCCATGAACGACTATTTCCGGTGGATGGAGGAGAACGCCATCCACGGGGACATCGGTCGGGTCTCCGAATTCCTGAACCGGTTCAATATCCATCTGACCACCTTCCGGGACTACCTCCTGGAAACGAAGGACACGGTTTCCTTCGAAAAGTTCGCCAAGGCTGCCTGA
- a CDS encoding ABC transporter ATP-binding protein has protein sequence MSGSPLVRLRGVAKDYPEGEGAVRVVFRGLRAEIARGETVALLGRSGSGKSTLLNLVGGIDLPTAGEVILDGTNLAALSEQERTLFRRSRIGLVFQSYNLIPTLTVMENLLLPLELNGRTGAPAREAARALLRRVGLEDRAGTYPDRLSGGEQQRVAVARAVVHEPILLLADEPTGSLDAETGARVLAILAELARGGGRTMIVATHSDAVARTADRVLAIRDGRLVEEPPPGGVRT, from the coding sequence ATGTCAGGATCTCCCCTCGTGCGGCTGCGCGGCGTGGCGAAGGACTACCCGGAAGGGGAAGGCGCGGTGCGGGTCGTGTTCCGGGGGCTGCGCGCGGAGATCGCCCGGGGCGAAACGGTGGCGCTGCTCGGGCGCAGCGGCTCGGGGAAATCGACGCTTCTGAACCTCGTCGGCGGGATCGACCTCCCCACCGCGGGCGAGGTGATCCTCGACGGCACGAACCTGGCCGCCCTTTCGGAGCAGGAGAGGACGCTGTTCCGCCGATCCCGCATCGGCCTCGTGTTCCAGTCCTACAACCTCATCCCCACCCTGACGGTGATGGAGAACCTCCTTCTCCCCCTGGAGCTGAACGGCAGGACGGGAGCCCCCGCCCGGGAGGCCGCGCGCGCGCTCCTGCGCAGGGTCGGCCTGGAGGACCGCGCCGGGACGTACCCGGACCGGCTCTCCGGGGGGGAACAGCAGCGCGTCGCGGTGGCGCGGGCCGTGGTGCACGAGCCGATCCTCCTGCTGGCGGACGAGCCGACGGGAAGCCTCGACGCGGAAACGGGAGCCCGGGTGCTCGCGATCCTCGCGGAGCTCGCGCGCGGCGGCGGCCGCACGATGATCGTGGCCACCCACAGCGACGCCGTGGCCCGCACCGCGGACCGGGTGCTCGCGATCCGGGACGGCCGCCTCGTGGAGGAACCGCCGCCGGGGGGCGTCCGGACATGA
- a CDS encoding c-type cytochrome, with protein sequence MNYPVWYLPGVGGGLLIAVIAIVHVFLSHFAVGGGLYLVLAERKGLREGSSAILAFTRAHARFFLLATVVAGGVTGVAIWWIISLVHPAATSLLIHIFVFGWATEWVFFVVEITALLVYFYTFGRMDDRTHQAVGWIYFGAAWLSLFVINGIIGFMLSPGSWPQDRSFWSGFFNPLFWPALAFRTALACAFAGVYAFLTTAFSADAAIRRSMTLFSAKWVLFSFLAAVPCAVWYYLGAPEPARELIAGASPTIRRTLQAGIWSLAATALLTLLLVIREPARHTRPVAVFILLCAFVFMGAFEWTREAARRPYVIHGVMYSNGILQAQLPELRRTGYLPAARWVGMKEAGERNLQEAGKALFVHQCHACHTIGGFNNDIVSRTRNMSYPAMLSYLRTIHEKRYFMPPFAGNEAEERALAAFIVRGIHGREMDAGGTPEGGKALFESECVGCHDESLVRERTAGWGRDRIRRALDALSALNPDMPDYKGSAAQKDLLADFLASPAPQGGAR encoded by the coding sequence TTGAACTATCCCGTGTGGTACCTTCCCGGAGTCGGCGGCGGGCTGCTGATCGCCGTCATAGCCATCGTCCACGTCTTCCTCTCCCATTTCGCGGTGGGAGGCGGGCTGTATCTCGTGCTCGCGGAGCGCAAGGGGCTCCGGGAAGGCAGTTCTGCGATCCTTGCGTTCACGCGGGCCCACGCCCGGTTCTTCCTGCTGGCCACCGTGGTGGCGGGCGGCGTGACCGGGGTCGCCATCTGGTGGATCATCTCCCTGGTCCACCCCGCGGCCACATCGCTCCTGATCCACATCTTCGTCTTCGGGTGGGCCACCGAATGGGTGTTCTTCGTGGTGGAGATCACGGCCCTCCTCGTCTACTTCTACACGTTCGGCCGGATGGACGACCGCACCCACCAGGCCGTCGGCTGGATCTATTTCGGCGCCGCCTGGCTCAGCCTGTTCGTGATCAACGGCATCATCGGCTTCATGCTGTCCCCCGGTTCCTGGCCGCAGGACCGCTCGTTCTGGTCCGGCTTCTTCAACCCCCTGTTCTGGCCGGCCCTGGCATTCCGGACCGCCCTTGCCTGCGCGTTCGCGGGGGTGTACGCCTTCCTGACCACGGCGTTCTCGGCGGATGCCGCGATCCGGCGCTCCATGACGCTTTTCTCCGCGAAGTGGGTCCTCTTCTCCTTCCTCGCCGCCGTCCCGTGCGCGGTCTGGTATTACCTGGGAGCGCCGGAGCCGGCGCGGGAGCTGATCGCGGGGGCTTCCCCGACCATCCGCCGCACGCTGCAGGCCGGCATCTGGTCGCTGGCCGCCACGGCATTGCTGACCCTGCTCCTCGTGATCCGGGAGCCGGCCCGGCACACCCGGCCCGTCGCGGTTTTCATCCTGCTGTGCGCCTTCGTCTTCATGGGGGCGTTCGAGTGGACCCGGGAGGCGGCGCGGCGCCCCTACGTCATCCACGGTGTGATGTACTCCAACGGCATCCTCCAGGCGCAGCTGCCGGAACTCCGCCGGACGGGCTATCTCCCGGCCGCGCGGTGGGTGGGGATGAAGGAGGCGGGCGAGAGGAACCTGCAGGAGGCGGGGAAGGCGCTGTTCGTCCACCAGTGCCACGCCTGCCACACCATCGGCGGGTTCAACAACGACATCGTATCCCGCACCCGGAACATGTCCTATCCTGCGATGCTCTCCTATCTCCGGACGATCCACGAGAAGCGCTATTTCATGCCGCCCTTCGCCGGGAACGAGGCGGAGGAGCGGGCGCTGGCCGCGTTCATCGTCAGGGGGATCCACGGCAGGGAAATGGACGCCGGCGGGACGCCCGAAGGAGGGAAGGCGCTGTTCGAGTCCGAGTGCGTCGGCTGCCACGACGAAAGCCTGGTCCGGGAGCGCACGGCGGGGTGGGGGAGGGACCGGATCCGCAGGGCGCTCGATGCCTTGAGCGCCCTCAATCCCGACATGCCCGACTACAAGGGCTCCGCGGCGCAGAAGGATCTGCTGGCCGACTTTCTCGCCTCACCGGCCCCGCAAGGAGGTGCCCGATGA
- a CDS encoding LOG family protein, which produces MPIFRKRNGSRRVTPDELIQELHRSVDGLAEDGVSRADLKLLSRTLRELRHAFRIFDSLRDRPKVTVFGSARVAPGSPPFRQAEAFGREMSGRGWFVVTGAGEGIMKAAHLGAGRDRSIGVNILLPFEQQDNPVMAGSPRLIQTKYFFTRKLLFLKESSGIALFPGGFGTMDEAFETLTLLQTGKTHPFPLVLVDEPGGDFWAAWQRSTVEILLARGLISPDDLALYRITDSVEEAVGEIEGYYRVFHSSRFVGERFVIRVRKPIGEEALREMNAGFADLLSEGSFLQEDPLPEEADDPDLAHLKRIVFPFNCRNFGRLRLLIDFLNRQ; this is translated from the coding sequence GTGCCCATCTTCCGGAAAAGGAACGGGAGCCGCCGGGTCACCCCGGACGAGCTCATCCAGGAGCTGCACCGCTCGGTGGACGGGCTCGCCGAGGACGGCGTGAGCCGCGCGGACCTGAAGCTCCTCTCCCGCACCCTGCGGGAGCTCCGGCACGCGTTCCGCATTTTCGACAGCCTCCGGGACCGCCCCAAGGTCACGGTCTTCGGTTCCGCCCGCGTCGCTCCCGGATCTCCGCCGTTTCGCCAGGCCGAGGCGTTCGGCCGCGAGATGTCCGGGAGAGGCTGGTTCGTCGTCACCGGGGCGGGCGAGGGAATCATGAAGGCGGCCCACCTGGGCGCGGGACGCGACCGCTCGATCGGCGTGAACATCCTCCTTCCGTTCGAGCAGCAGGACAACCCGGTGATGGCGGGCAGCCCCCGGCTGATCCAGACCAAGTACTTCTTCACGAGGAAGCTGCTGTTCCTGAAGGAGTCCAGCGGGATCGCCCTCTTCCCGGGCGGATTCGGGACGATGGACGAGGCGTTCGAGACGCTCACGCTGCTCCAGACCGGGAAAACCCATCCCTTCCCGCTGGTGCTCGTCGACGAACCGGGGGGCGATTTCTGGGCGGCGTGGCAGCGTTCGACCGTGGAGATCCTCCTCGCGCGGGGGCTGATCTCCCCCGACGACCTTGCGTTGTACCGGATCACGGACAGCGTCGAGGAGGCCGTCGGGGAGATCGAGGGATACTACCGGGTCTTCCACAGCTCCAGGTTCGTCGGCGAGCGCTTCGTGATCCGCGTCAGGAAGCCGATCGGGGAGGAAGCGCTGCGGGAGATGAACGCCGGCTTCGCGGACCTGCTCTCGGAAGGGTCGTTCCTGCAGGAAGATCCGCTGCCGGAAGAGGCCGACGATCCCGACCTGGCCCACCTGAAGAGGATCGTGTTCCCTTTCAACTGCCGCAACTTCGGAAGGCTGCGCCTCCTGATCGACTTCCTGAACCGCCAATAG
- a CDS encoding aminotransferase class I/II-fold pyridoxal phosphate-dependent enzyme: MDKVKQAIRDVQHFGEEGGVVPVVDLAATSTFLEPADMESAFHGTLPGRYLYSRHANPTVAAFGKKLAAMEGMEAALGVSSGMAAIACALEQLLPDGGHIVSSRTIYGGTYALFTSVFPRRGIRVTLVDPDDVSAFEAAMEPDTKVLYTETMSNPLLGISDLKALGKLAKERGAKFVVDNTFTPALVSPARYGADVVVHSCTKYISGMSDLIAGAIVGKAKFIEELVDINHGIAMLTGPVMDAQVAHKLYMRLDHLPIRMAAHSRSAGYLASKMEEAGVPVIYPGLKSHPQHELMKRMMHPEYGFGGMVTIDCGAREKAFALSARLQGEKFGLYAVSLGFSRTLMSCPAMTTSSEIPAEEQAKMRLSPGLLRLSIGYTGSDKVMWERFHHCWKEVF, translated from the coding sequence ATGGACAAGGTGAAGCAGGCCATCCGCGACGTGCAGCATTTCGGCGAGGAGGGCGGCGTCGTTCCCGTCGTCGACCTGGCGGCGACCAGCACCTTCCTGGAACCGGCGGACATGGAGAGCGCGTTCCACGGGACGCTGCCCGGCAGGTACCTCTACAGCCGGCACGCGAACCCCACCGTGGCCGCCTTCGGGAAGAAGCTCGCGGCGATGGAGGGGATGGAGGCGGCGCTGGGCGTGTCGAGCGGCATGGCGGCGATCGCGTGCGCGCTGGAGCAGCTCCTTCCGGACGGGGGGCACATCGTCTCGTCCCGCACGATCTACGGCGGCACGTACGCCCTGTTCACGAGCGTCTTCCCGCGCCGCGGGATCCGCGTGACCCTCGTGGACCCCGACGACGTCTCCGCCTTCGAGGCGGCGATGGAGCCGGACACGAAGGTCCTGTACACGGAAACGATGAGCAACCCGCTCCTCGGGATCAGCGACCTCAAGGCGCTGGGGAAGCTGGCGAAGGAGCGGGGCGCGAAATTCGTCGTGGACAACACCTTCACCCCCGCCCTGGTCTCGCCCGCCCGCTACGGCGCCGACGTGGTCGTCCACTCCTGCACCAAGTACATCTCGGGCATGAGCGACCTGATCGCCGGCGCGATCGTGGGAAAGGCGAAGTTCATCGAGGAGCTGGTCGACATCAACCACGGCATCGCGATGCTGACCGGGCCGGTGATGGACGCGCAGGTCGCCCATAAGCTGTATATGCGCCTGGACCACCTGCCGATCCGGATGGCGGCCCATTCCCGCTCCGCCGGATATCTGGCGTCGAAGATGGAGGAAGCCGGGGTTCCCGTGATTTACCCGGGGCTGAAGAGCCACCCGCAGCACGAGCTGATGAAGCGGATGATGCACCCGGAGTACGGCTTCGGCGGGATGGTGACGATCGACTGCGGCGCGCGCGAGAAGGCCTTCGCCCTGTCGGCGCGGCTGCAGGGGGAGAAATTCGGGCTGTACGCCGTATCGCTCGGGTTCTCCCGGACCCTGATGAGCTGCCCCGCCATGACCACCTCCAGCGAGATCCCGGCCGAGGAGCAGGCGAAGATGCGCCTCTCCCCCGGCCTGCTGCGGCTGAGCATCGGATACACGGGGAGCGACAAGGTGATGTGGGAGCGGTTCCATCATTGCTGGAAAGAGGTCTTCTGA
- a CDS encoding bacteriohemerythrin encodes MGLIQWNDEYSVKVRQFDNQHRKLIDIVNQLHDAMKCGKGSQIMNNVLASLAGYTQAHFSEEERLMRLHGFPGFVAHKRAHDQLVERIREFQRQAEADGSAITLGVMVFLKDWLVRHIQGEDVKYGPYLNMKGVA; translated from the coding sequence GTGGGACTCATCCAGTGGAACGACGAGTACAGCGTGAAAGTCCGCCAGTTCGACAACCAGCACCGGAAGCTCATCGATATCGTCAACCAGCTTCATGACGCCATGAAATGCGGCAAGGGGTCGCAGATCATGAACAATGTCCTCGCGTCGCTGGCCGGCTACACGCAGGCCCACTTCTCGGAGGAAGAGCGCCTGATGCGGCTCCACGGGTTCCCGGGATTCGTCGCCCACAAGAGGGCGCACGACCAGCTCGTGGAACGGATCCGGGAATTCCAGCGGCAGGCGGAGGCGGACGGAAGCGCCATCACCCTGGGCGTCATGGTGTTCCTCAAGGACTGGCTGGTTCGCCATATCCAGGGGGAAGACGTGAAGTACGGCCCGTATCTCAATATGAAGGGGGTCGCCTGA
- a CDS encoding PAS domain S-box protein produces the protein MADEGPGPGACGSGELAELRASVDRLSREVDGRKRTEADLLEKVEYYRTLAEFATNWIFWRTPEGDMLYVSPSCERISGYPPSKFYESRDMFLSIVHPEDREAWRKHSREVEAKRLPGMLEFRIVDRQGKTRWISHLCRPVFNETGKFLGIRGSNSDITERKQAEKALRQSEERLRDFFDNANEFAMSVGPDGRFLFVNRAWREALGYTAEDAETLDLLDIAAPDCVGRLEERLRRAMSGENVGIVETVFLSKDGRRIVVEGTVNCRFEDGKPTAGRCIFRDITAKKQMEEELIKANMLESIGILAGGIAHDFNNILTAIMGNLSLAKLDVAPGDATWARLVEAEKAAIRAQSLTRQLLTFSKGGAPVRQASSIGQLIEESANFAIRGTTIKCRIDIAPDLHPVDIDPGQIGQVINNIVLNASQAMPEGGIISVDVRNVVAEDIPERNLPPGDYVRISIKDHGAGIPRENIPKIFNPFFTTKTKGTGLGLATAYSIVKRHDGAISVDSTLGRGTVVSIFLPGSRLEVPELPAVRSLPCEGKGRILVMDDEEMVRDVAVSLLESMGYLAHAVKDGSEAIDAYLRAMKEGKPFDAVILDLTVPGAMGGKECVRKLLDIDADAKVIVSSGYSQDPILSMYRDYGFSGVIAKPYQMGELGQAIQLVLPRPPSRNN, from the coding sequence GTGGCGGACGAAGGTCCCGGTCCTGGAGCCTGCGGAAGCGGGGAGCTCGCGGAGCTGCGCGCGTCGGTCGACAGGCTTTCGAGAGAGGTCGACGGGAGAAAGCGTACGGAAGCGGACCTGCTGGAAAAGGTGGAGTATTACCGGACGCTCGCCGAGTTCGCCACCAACTGGATCTTCTGGCGGACTCCCGAGGGGGACATGCTTTACGTCAGCCCCTCGTGCGAACGGATCTCCGGGTATCCCCCCTCTAAATTCTACGAATCCAGGGACATGTTCCTTTCGATCGTCCACCCCGAGGACCGGGAGGCTTGGCGGAAGCATTCACGGGAGGTGGAAGCGAAGCGCCTGCCCGGCATGCTCGAATTCCGCATCGTCGACCGGCAGGGGAAGACGCGCTGGATCAGCCACCTGTGCAGGCCCGTGTTCAACGAGACGGGGAAGTTCCTCGGCATCCGCGGCAGCAACAGCGACATCACGGAGCGCAAGCAGGCCGAGAAGGCGCTGCGGCAGAGCGAGGAGCGGCTGAGGGATTTCTTCGACAACGCCAACGAGTTCGCCATGAGCGTGGGTCCGGACGGCCGCTTCCTGTTCGTGAACCGGGCGTGGCGGGAGGCGCTCGGGTACACGGCCGAGGACGCCGAGACGCTCGACCTGCTCGACATCGCGGCGCCGGATTGCGTCGGCCGGCTGGAGGAGCGGCTCCGCCGCGCGATGTCCGGCGAGAACGTCGGGATCGTCGAGACGGTGTTCCTTTCGAAGGACGGGCGGCGGATCGTCGTCGAGGGCACCGTCAACTGCCGGTTCGAGGACGGGAAGCCCACGGCGGGCCGCTGCATCTTCCGCGACATCACCGCGAAGAAGCAGATGGAGGAGGAGCTGATCAAGGCGAACATGCTCGAATCCATCGGCATCCTGGCGGGGGGGATCGCTCACGACTTCAACAACATCCTGACGGCGATCATGGGGAACCTCTCCCTCGCCAAGCTGGACGTCGCGCCGGGCGACGCGACCTGGGCCCGCCTCGTGGAGGCGGAGAAGGCCGCCATCCGCGCGCAGAGCCTCACCCGGCAGCTCCTGACGTTCTCCAAGGGCGGCGCCCCCGTGCGGCAGGCATCCTCCATCGGGCAGCTCATCGAGGAATCCGCGAATTTCGCCATCCGCGGCACGACCATCAAGTGCCGGATCGATATCGCCCCGGACCTTCACCCGGTGGACATCGATCCCGGCCAGATCGGCCAGGTCATCAACAACATCGTCCTCAACGCCTCCCAGGCGATGCCCGAAGGGGGGATCATCTCCGTCGACGTAAGGAACGTCGTCGCCGAGGACATTCCGGAGCGGAACCTCCCCCCGGGCGACTACGTGAGGATCTCGATCAAGGACCACGGCGCCGGGATCCCGCGGGAGAACATCCCGAAGATCTTCAACCCATTCTTCACGACGAAGACGAAGGGCACCGGGCTCGGGCTGGCCACGGCCTATTCCATCGTCAAGCGCCACGACGGCGCGATCTCCGTGGACTCCACGCTCGGGAGGGGGACGGTCGTCTCCATCTTCCTCCCCGGCTCCCGGCTCGAAGTCCCGGAGCTCCCCGCCGTCCGGTCGCTGCCTTGCGAGGGCAAGGGGAGGATCCTCGTCATGGACGACGAGGAGATGGTGCGGGACGTCGCGGTGTCGCTCCTCGAATCGATGGGCTACCTGGCGCACGCGGTGAAGGACGGCTCGGAGGCGATCGACGCCTACCTCCGCGCCATGAAGGAAGGGAAACCGTTCGACGCCGTGATCCTCGATCTCACCGTGCCGGGGGCGATGGGGGGAAAGGAATGCGTCCGGAAGCTGCTCGACATCGACGCCGACGCGAAGGTGATCGTGTCCAGCGGCTATTCCCAGGACCCCATCCTGTCCATGTACCGGGATTACGGCTTCAGCGGGGTGATCGCCAAGCCCTACCAGATGGGGGAGCTCGGACAGGCCATCCAGCTGGTGCTTCCAAGGCCGCCCTCCCGGAACAACTGA